ATGCACCAAGAACGTTGAGATCATTTTGAGCTCCAGGGGTTCCAAAGAAAGCATGCCATATATGTGTATCGTAAGACGCCACAGCTTCAAGAATAATAGTTGGTCTACCCTTTCGACCCGAGAAAGCTCCAGCCAGTTGGGCAATTCTTCCACTCCCAATGTATGCAATCGATGCTCCCAATCATGCCTGGAAACCCACGGCGTTGTCCTCTATTGAGAAGCCTATATAAGTCAGCAGGATTTGGAGGACGAAGGAACCACCCAGAGTAAAGAAACTCGACTTGCCTACAGAACTTCTTCAGATATTTCAGCGATGTAGAAGCTCCCATTCTAGTGATTTCATCACATTGATCAGCAGCTGCACGGTACGCAAGCATTCTCAGGGTACCTGTCATTTTTTGTTCGGGAAGCAATTCCATTTTTCCAGTGGCATCTGATTTTTGCCCCCAAAAACTATCAAGGTTGCAAAGATCCTCCATTATGTGTTGGAAGACATGTGTTTGCATTCTATACCTCCTTCGAAAGCCTGCTTCATCATACACTGGACATTCCACAAAATAATCCTCCAGGAGAAAATGACCTCGGACTTCTCTATGTCTTTCGACATTTGGGGCACGGCCAGGTCTTGAACCACGTCCTCTAGGTGTCTCCGATAATTGATATTGCGCCACCATTGCAGCCGCTTGAGAGTTTGTAGCTTGAATCCGCTCGAGCTCTTCTATATTTTCACGCTCCCTTTCTAACAACCATTTGTTCAATTCTTCCATCGTAAAAAGGATAAATGAGATGGATGATAGATTTCAAAAGAAATGTAGGGGTAGAATGAGAGGAATGTGTGAGTAGAGAATGGAGTCTGAAGCTTATTTATTACCAATAGTGAAAGATAAAAAGTTAGGATAAGTACACGTGTCACGTTTATATAGGTTGAAAATCTTATCACATATCCTAAATATATTTTCAGAAGATAACGATATCTGACGTTGACACGTGTCCAATGAAGACTGGGCGATTATCTGATCAgaaatcatatatattttttataagaaaaagGTATCTAAAGTCGACACATGGCAAATGAAGATTGGTCAATAATCTTATCAGttgtaatagattttttttttt
Above is a genomic segment from Rosa chinensis cultivar Old Blush chromosome 3, RchiOBHm-V2, whole genome shotgun sequence containing:
- the LOC112194011 gene encoding uncharacterized protein LOC112194011, whose protein sequence is MEELNKWLLERERENIEELERIQATNSQAAAMVAQYQLSETPRGRGSRPGRAPNVERHREVRGHFLLEDYFVECPVYDEAGFRRRYRMQTHVFQHIMEDLCNLDSFWGQKSDATGKMELLPEQKMTGTLRMLAYRAAADQCDEITRMGASTSLKYLKKFCRIAQLAGAFSGRKGRPTIILEAVASYDTHIWHAFFGTPGAQNDLNVLGASNVFERVIGGTAPLVEFEVNNKRYTNGYYLADGIYPRWSTFVKTISNPRTKDEKHFCKKQEAYRKDVERCFGILQSRWAILRHGARLFKLEDLQAIMISCIILHNMIVEDEFVEEEFAEPEEDDLMNPAMATVYDRPVHPNIGEAIPFEPVGRDGHNLPSFMDREFQVESAYVHKCLQDDLVMHNWNIDGN